One region of Olleya sp. Hel_I_94 genomic DNA includes:
- the hemE gene encoding uroporphyrinogen decarboxylase — translation MLKNDLFLRALKGETVERPPVWMMRQAGRYLPEFMEIKAKYDFFTRCQTPELASEITVQPIRRYGMDAAILFSDILVIPQAMNIEVQMKPNFGPYLPNPIRTQKDVDNVIVPDTKEALNYVYEAIKATKEKLNNEVPLIGFAGSPWTILCYCVQGQGSKNFDKAKEFCFTNPIAAHQLLQKITDTTIAYLKEKVKAGVNAVQVFDSWGGMLSPVDYQEFSWQYIQQIIDALKDETPVIAFGKGCWFALEEMSKSGASALGVDWTCSAKNARYLTGGNITLQGNFDPTRLFSPPAEIKKMVHQMINDFGKDKYIVNLGHGILPNIPLENAKAFIDAVKEYKAD, via the coding sequence ATGTTGAAAAACGATTTATTTTTAAGAGCATTAAAAGGAGAAACAGTAGAGCGTCCACCAGTTTGGATGATGCGTCAAGCAGGTCGTTACCTTCCAGAATTTATGGAAATAAAGGCTAAATATGATTTTTTTACACGTTGTCAAACGCCAGAATTAGCTAGCGAAATCACTGTACAACCAATCCGTCGTTACGGTATGGACGCTGCTATTTTATTTAGTGATATTTTAGTAATTCCTCAAGCTATGAATATTGAGGTACAAATGAAACCTAATTTTGGTCCTTATTTACCAAATCCAATTCGTACGCAAAAAGACGTAGATAATGTTATAGTACCTGACACAAAGGAAGCTTTAAACTATGTTTACGAAGCTATAAAAGCCACAAAAGAGAAACTTAACAATGAAGTACCATTAATAGGTTTTGCAGGTTCGCCTTGGACTATCTTATGCTATTGCGTGCAAGGTCAAGGCTCTAAAAACTTTGATAAAGCAAAAGAGTTTTGTTTTACAAATCCTATCGCTGCACACCAATTATTACAAAAAATAACAGATACAACGATTGCTTACTTAAAAGAAAAAGTAAAAGCAGGTGTTAATGCTGTACAAGTATTTGATTCTTGGGGAGGCATGTTATCTCCCGTAGATTACCAAGAGTTTTCTTGGCAATACATTCAACAAATAATAGATGCATTAAAGGACGAAACACCTGTTATTGCATTTGGTAAAGGTTGTTGGTTTGCATTAGAAGAAATGTCTAAATCTGGAGCATCTGCTTTAGGTGTAGACTGGACATGTTCTGCTAAAAATGCACGTTATTTAACTGGAGGAAACATCACACTTCAAGGAAATTTTGATCCTACTAGATTATTCTCTCCTCCTGCAGAAATTAAAAAAATGGTACACCAAATGATAAACGATTTTGGTAAAGATAAATACATTGTAAACCTTGGTCATGGTATTTTACCAAACATACCATTAGAAAATGCTAAAGCATTTATAGACGCTGTAAAAGAGTATAAAGCGGATTAA
- a CDS encoding TrkH family potassium uptake protein gives MKLSFNQTTKKYALVKKSWTPQQNLFYGFLTYIALGFILLCLPIFQKQSASILDHLFIATSAVSTTGLVTVSIFDTYNIFGQFIIMVLVQLGGIGYLSFTTYMILSTTRKITLWHKKILSTEFTLPNTIKITEFLKSVVLFTLIMESIGAILFFIAFKAQGMPTFEAIWSSVFHSISSFCTAGFSLFNNSFMDYVDNNFVNFIISMLAICGSLGFIVITDFGLKIKNKSHKVSFTTKIIIYGFLMLLTFGTAFFYFEPSIVNYHSDSRFIAAFFQCMSAMTTVGFNTVDFGYFTQAMMLICIFLMYIGASPSGTAGGIKITTLTAVFAVMKSRLTGSKTVTFLGRQIPFERLYIATSAFIFYTIIILIGTFLITLTNDFKFEEILFEVSSALGTVGLSTGITGDLNTGGKLIIIALMFIGRLGVLTFGLAIWSRQRQQEKPNVIKEDIAV, from the coding sequence ATGAAACTTTCATTTAACCAAACAACAAAAAAATATGCTTTAGTTAAAAAAAGTTGGACACCTCAACAAAATTTATTTTACGGTTTTCTAACTTATATTGCTCTAGGTTTCATATTACTCTGTTTGCCAATATTTCAAAAACAAAGCGCTTCTATTTTAGACCATTTGTTTATTGCTACTTCTGCTGTATCAACTACAGGATTGGTTACAGTTTCAATTTTTGACACCTATAATATTTTTGGACAATTTATAATAATGGTCCTGGTTCAATTAGGTGGTATTGGATATTTATCCTTTACCACCTATATGATTTTATCCACTACCAGAAAAATAACCCTATGGCATAAAAAAATATTATCCACAGAATTCACATTACCTAACACAATTAAAATTACAGAATTTTTAAAATCTGTAGTGTTATTTACACTAATAATGGAGTCAATAGGTGCTATTCTGTTTTTTATAGCTTTTAAAGCACAAGGCATGCCAACCTTTGAGGCTATTTGGTCATCTGTTTTTCATAGCATAAGCTCCTTTTGCACAGCAGGCTTTAGTTTATTTAACAATAGTTTTATGGACTATGTTGACAATAATTTTGTCAATTTTATAATCTCAATGTTAGCTATTTGTGGATCATTAGGTTTTATTGTTATTACAGATTTTGGATTAAAAATAAAAAACAAATCACACAAAGTTAGTTTTACAACAAAAATAATTATCTACGGATTTTTAATGCTACTTACTTTTGGTACAGCATTTTTTTATTTTGAACCATCTATAGTCAATTACCATTCTGATTCAAGATTTATAGCTGCCTTTTTTCAATGTATGTCAGCCATGACCACAGTAGGGTTTAACACTGTAGATTTTGGATATTTTACTCAGGCAATGATGTTAATTTGCATCTTTTTAATGTACATTGGAGCCTCACCATCTGGAACAGCTGGAGGAATTAAAATCACAACACTAACTGCTGTTTTTGCAGTCATGAAAAGTAGACTAACTGGAAGTAAAACTGTAACTTTTTTAGGGAGACAAATTCCTTTTGAAAGATTATACATTGCCACCTCTGCTTTTATCTTTTACACAATCATAATACTTATCGGAACTTTTTTAATAACTTTAACTAACGATTTTAAATTTGAAGAAATCCTGTTTGAAGTTTCATCTGCACTTGGTACTGTAGGTTTAAGTACAGGTATTACAGGAGACTTAAATACAGGTGGTAAATTGATAATTATTGCTTTAATGTTTATTGGTCGTCTAGGTGTTTTAACTTTTGGATTAGCCATCTGGTCAAGACAAAGACAACAAGAAAAACCAAATGTTATAAAAGAAGATATCGCAGTATAA
- a CDS encoding EI24 domain-containing protein — MIQNIIKGINGYSGAFALISKLKLWKYFFIPIVISILTATIIGFTAYGLSDNIGQFIAKIWFWEWGKQTFTTISTVLGAIIIIALGIILYKHIIMALSAPFMSPVSEKIETHLTGIVKHNHRKTSFQEQLWRGIRINIRNLGRELLITIPILLLKFIPVINIFSTALLIIIQSYYAGFGNMDYTLERHFNYKDSVKFVRANRRLAIGNGLVFILFLFIPIIGVILVLPLSVTAGTISTVKRLKPENQNII, encoded by the coding sequence ATGATACAAAACATAATAAAAGGAATAAACGGATACTCTGGTGCATTTGCATTAATTTCAAAACTTAAACTTTGGAAGTATTTTTTTATTCCTATTGTTATTAGTATTCTAACTGCAACTATCATTGGTTTTACTGCTTATGGACTATCCGATAATATTGGACAGTTTATCGCAAAAATTTGGTTTTGGGAATGGGGTAAACAAACCTTTACAACTATATCTACAGTCCTTGGAGCTATAATTATTATAGCATTAGGCATAATCCTTTACAAACACATTATTATGGCATTATCGGCTCCATTTATGAGTCCTGTGTCAGAAAAAATAGAAACGCATTTAACTGGTATAGTTAAACACAATCACAGAAAAACATCGTTTCAAGAGCAACTTTGGCGTGGGATTAGAATTAACATCAGAAATTTAGGTCGCGAGCTACTAATTACCATTCCAATTTTACTTCTTAAATTTATTCCTGTAATTAATATCTTTTCTACAGCATTATTAATAATCATACAATCCTATTATGCTGGTTTTGGTAATATGGATTACACCTTGGAGCGTCATTTTAATTACAAAGACAGTGTAAAATTTGTTAGAGCTAATCGTAGACTAGCTATAGGTAACGGACTAGTTTTTATCCTGTTTTTATTTATTCCAATAATTGGTGTAATTTTAGTACTACCCTTAAGTGTAACAGCAGGAACAATCAGCACTGTAAAACGTCTTAAACCCGAAAATCAAAACATAATCTAA
- a CDS encoding GNAT family N-acetyltransferase, which yields MIATFDNFEINPIHNGDAWKICDFMVTNQDRLKRYFPKTLQQNLTPTLSQLFVDKKVKQYNNKEEFLFTLKSSETRTLAGLIYIKEIDHHIKQGEFAYCIDYNFQGKGLITKSVAALSSYAFKNLDLSTLQIIVYKDNISSVKVANNTNFKWIKTLKNEFTPIGENPLDMELYELYNER from the coding sequence ATGATTGCAACTTTTGATAATTTTGAAATCAATCCCATACACAATGGAGATGCATGGAAAATTTGCGATTTCATGGTTACCAATCAAGACAGATTAAAACGTTATTTTCCTAAAACATTACAACAAAACCTAACACCTACTTTATCACAACTATTTGTAGATAAAAAAGTAAAACAATATAATAATAAAGAAGAGTTTTTATTCACTTTAAAATCTAGCGAAACCAGAACTTTAGCAGGACTAATTTATATAAAAGAAATCGACCATCACATCAAACAGGGTGAGTTTGCCTATTGCATTGATTACAACTTTCAAGGCAAAGGACTAATCACAAAGTCTGTTGCTGCATTATCATCTTACGCCTTTAAAAATTTAGATCTAAGCACACTACAAATCATTGTATATAAAGACAATATTAGCAGTGTTAAAGTGGCAAATAACACTAATTTTAAATGGATTAAAACCTTAAAAAACGAATTTACTCCAATTGGTGAAAACCCGCTTGATATGGAGTTATACGAATTATATAATGAAAGATAA